The Ruania alba genome window below encodes:
- a CDS encoding carbohydrate ABC transporter permease, whose protein sequence is MSALSELASIRRSKVPRRDKPSKAERREGRAAYVFLLPWILGTALLTIGPMVVSLALSFTDYNLLQPPSWIGFDNFSRMLEDARLQNSLNVTFRFVAFSLPLQLLAALLLAVALDRGVRGLAFYRSIFYLPSLLGGSVAIAVLWRQIFGIEGLVNQVIAPLGIEGQGWVSSPDTALGTLVILNVWTFGAPMIIFLAGLRQIPVMYYEAASVDGATPVRQFFTITLPLLTPIIFFNLVLGIIGAFQSFTQAFVVSNGSGGPADSTMFYTLYLYQMGFNNFDMGYASAMAWVLLVIIAMFTFINFIASKYWVFYDD, encoded by the coding sequence ATGAGCGCATTGTCCGAACTCGCGAGCATACGTAGGTCGAAGGTCCCACGCAGGGACAAGCCGAGCAAAGCTGAGCGTCGCGAAGGTCGTGCTGCCTACGTCTTCCTGCTGCCATGGATCCTGGGCACGGCGCTTCTCACGATCGGCCCGATGGTAGTTTCCCTGGCGCTATCGTTCACTGACTATAATCTGCTCCAGCCCCCGAGCTGGATCGGGTTCGACAACTTCAGTCGCATGCTGGAAGACGCACGACTGCAGAATTCCCTGAACGTGACGTTCCGGTTCGTCGCCTTCTCATTGCCGTTGCAACTGCTGGCGGCCCTCCTCCTCGCGGTCGCACTCGATCGCGGCGTCCGCGGACTCGCCTTCTACCGGTCGATCTTCTATCTGCCGTCTTTGCTCGGAGGGTCGGTCGCGATCGCTGTGCTGTGGCGCCAGATATTCGGCATCGAGGGGCTGGTGAACCAGGTCATCGCCCCGCTGGGCATCGAGGGCCAAGGGTGGGTGTCCTCGCCTGACACCGCGCTGGGGACCCTGGTGATCCTCAATGTCTGGACGTTCGGTGCGCCGATGATCATCTTCCTCGCCGGGCTGCGCCAGATACCCGTGATGTACTACGAAGCAGCTTCCGTGGACGGTGCGACCCCGGTCCGGCAGTTCTTCACCATCACGCTTCCCCTCCTCACGCCGATCATCTTCTTCAATCTCGTCCTGGGAATCATTGGTGCCTTTCAATCGTTCACCCAGGCATTCGTCGTGTCGAACGGGTCTGGTGGCCCAGCTGATTCGACGATGTTCTACACGCTGTATCTATATCAGATGGGGTTCAACAATTTCGACATGGGCTACGCCTCGGCCATGGCCTGGGTCCTGTTGGTGATCATCGCCATGTTCACATTCATCAATTTCATCGCTTCGAAGTATTGGGTCTTCTATGACGACTGA
- a CDS encoding carbohydrate ABC transporter permease, translating to MSPGGRGSRRPRLSRSMRQLLKHIVLIVVGLLMMYPLLWMVVSSLRPTEMIFRTPGLWLTTFEVQNYIDGWNALTSTFGHYMLNSAIVVVGSIIGNLLSCSMAAYAFARLKFRGRSFMFAVMLATIMLPVHVVIVPQYIVFSQLDWVNTFLPLIVPKFLATEAFFIFLMVQFIRGIPRELDEAARIDGSGHFRIYSSIILPLMVPALATTTIFTFIWTWNDFFGQLIYLTRPEMYTVPVALRAFVDASSDSAWGALFAMSLVSLIPVFMIFLFGQRYLLKGIATTGGK from the coding sequence ATGAGCCCAGGCGGCAGAGGTTCACGGCGCCCTCGCCTCTCCCGATCGATGCGGCAGCTGCTGAAGCACATCGTGCTGATCGTTGTGGGTCTGCTCATGATGTACCCGTTGCTGTGGATGGTCGTCAGCTCGCTCCGGCCCACCGAGATGATCTTCCGCACGCCGGGACTGTGGCTGACCACGTTCGAGGTCCAGAACTACATCGATGGGTGGAACGCGCTCACCTCGACCTTCGGCCACTACATGCTCAACTCGGCCATTGTGGTGGTCGGTTCCATCATCGGGAACCTGCTTTCGTGCTCGATGGCTGCCTATGCGTTCGCCCGATTGAAGTTCCGGGGGCGTTCGTTCATGTTCGCCGTCATGTTGGCCACTATCATGCTGCCCGTCCATGTGGTAATCGTGCCGCAGTACATCGTCTTCTCACAATTGGATTGGGTGAACACGTTCCTCCCTCTCATCGTGCCGAAGTTCCTTGCGACGGAAGCGTTTTTCATCTTCCTCATGGTGCAGTTCATCCGTGGTATCCCGCGGGAGTTGGATGAGGCGGCGCGCATCGACGGCTCGGGCCATTTCAGGATCTATTCGAGCATTATCCTGCCGCTCATGGTCCCGGCTCTGGCGACGACGACGATCTTTACGTTCATCTGGACGTGGAACGACTTCTTCGGCCAACTGATCTACCTGACGAGGCCCGAGATGTACACGGTCCCTGTGGCGTTGCGCGCCTTTGTGGACGCGAGTTCGGACTCTGCGTGGGGTGCGCTCTTCGCCATGTCGCTCGTCTCGCTGATACCGGTGTTCATGATCTTCCTGTTCGGACAGCGATACCTGTTGAAGGGAATCGCAACGACGGGTGGGAAGTGA
- a CDS encoding carbohydrate ABC transporter permease: protein MTAVANTSPRRREGRRLISIWAVAIPVILLSIGPFLWLVKTSLVTEQEIFIRPLQYLPTSLTFDNFIELFQRMNFLTYFRNSFIVGVGTTALGLFVSITAAYAFARYRFPGRRFLMSMFLVIPMFPSALILIPIYDVMRALGLVDTYLALIIAYCSFAIPFAVWMMTGYFAALPADMEEAARVDGCNRFTAFVRILLPVALPGMSATALYIFIVSWNEYVFAALLAQDESVRTLPVALQFFITEFTVNWGMLAAGGVIVSLPVILLFVFLQRHLISGLTAGAVK from the coding sequence ATGACCGCAGTGGCCAATACCAGTCCGCGTCGGCGCGAGGGCCGCAGGCTCATCTCCATCTGGGCTGTGGCAATCCCGGTCATCCTCCTGTCGATCGGACCATTCCTCTGGCTCGTGAAGACCTCTCTGGTGACCGAGCAGGAGATCTTCATCCGCCCGCTGCAGTACCTGCCGACGTCTCTGACGTTCGACAACTTCATCGAGCTCTTCCAGCGGATGAACTTCCTGACCTACTTCAGGAACAGTTTCATCGTCGGCGTGGGCACCACGGCTCTCGGCCTGTTCGTCTCGATCACGGCGGCCTATGCCTTCGCCCGATACCGCTTCCCCGGGCGCCGGTTCCTCATGTCGATGTTCCTGGTCATCCCGATGTTCCCGAGCGCACTGATCCTGATCCCGATCTACGACGTCATGCGCGCCCTGGGGCTGGTCGACACCTACCTGGCGCTGATCATCGCCTACTGCTCGTTCGCGATCCCGTTCGCTGTCTGGATGATGACCGGATACTTCGCAGCGCTGCCTGCCGACATGGAGGAGGCGGCACGAGTGGACGGGTGCAACCGTTTCACCGCCTTCGTCCGGATCCTGCTTCCGGTCGCCCTGCCCGGGATGTCGGCGACAGCCCTGTACATCTTCATCGTCTCGTGGAACGAGTATGTCTTCGCCGCCCTGCTGGCTCAGGACGAGTCCGTCCGGACCCTCCCGGTCGCGCTGCAGTTCTTCATCACCGAGTTCACCGTGAACTGGGGCATGCTCGCCGCCGGTGGTGTGATCGTTTCACTTCCGGTGATCCTGCTGTTCGTCTTCCTGCAGCGGCACCTCATCAGCGGGTTGACTGCCGGGGCCGTGAAGTAG
- a CDS encoding carbohydrate ABC transporter permease, producing the protein MSIAPTKTGSAAAIDVGRGGAGRTRPRTRRSWRVLLPYILLLPALIVVALVVAGPIVQSVGYSFQAYNLRELDQVRFIGLDNYIRALTDGMFWKAARATLIWVGVVLPVQFVLGMAIATLMNRAFKGRTVLRSLVLLPWIIPSTVVALLWRWMLDGNLGVVNDLLMRLGIVDIGIPWLNQPSTAMAAVVIAMIWHGMPFFALMLLAALQAVPAELYEAANLDGASAWQRFRFVTWPTIIATIRTTTLLRIIWLANSIEIIWIMTVGGPNFATSTLPVVTFFEATRGLDYGYASAVSILLTLALMVVVVLYLRQMKKDDQ; encoded by the coding sequence GTGAGCATCGCGCCCACGAAGACCGGTTCCGCCGCTGCGATCGACGTCGGCAGGGGCGGAGCCGGACGCACGAGGCCACGCACCAGACGCTCCTGGCGCGTGCTGCTGCCGTACATCCTGCTGCTGCCGGCGCTGATCGTGGTCGCGTTGGTCGTCGCCGGGCCCATCGTGCAGTCGGTCGGATACAGCTTCCAGGCGTACAACCTGCGTGAGCTCGACCAGGTTCGATTCATCGGGCTGGACAACTACATCCGGGCGCTGACCGACGGAATGTTCTGGAAGGCCGCTCGAGCGACGCTGATCTGGGTGGGTGTGGTCCTTCCCGTGCAGTTCGTCCTCGGGATGGCGATCGCCACGCTGATGAACCGAGCGTTCAAGGGCCGCACTGTCCTGCGCTCGTTGGTGCTGCTTCCGTGGATCATCCCCTCAACGGTCGTGGCCCTGCTCTGGCGATGGATGCTGGATGGCAACCTGGGGGTGGTCAACGACCTCTTGATGCGGCTCGGCATCGTCGATATCGGCATTCCATGGCTCAATCAGCCCAGCACGGCGATGGCCGCCGTCGTGATCGCGATGATCTGGCACGGGATGCCATTCTTCGCCCTCATGCTGCTCGCTGCCCTGCAGGCGGTGCCCGCTGAGCTCTACGAGGCAGCCAACCTGGACGGTGCCTCCGCCTGGCAGCGATTCCGCTTCGTCACCTGGCCGACCATCATCGCCACGATTCGTACCACGACGTTGCTGCGCATCATCTGGCTGGCCAACTCCATCGAGATCATTTGGATCATGACGGTCGGCGGCCCCAACTTCGCGACCAGCACGCTGCCGGTCGTGACCTTCTTCGAGGCGACTCGGGGTCTCGACTATGGCTACGCCTCAGCCGTGAGCATCCTCCTCACGCTGGCCCTGATGGTGGTTGTGGTTCTGTACCTGCGACAGATGAAGAAGGACGACCAATGA
- a CDS encoding ABC transporter substrate-binding protein — translation MNDKSTLGRRSFMKAAGAAAGASTLAACVPGGGETGSGGSGGSGSGSGPLHLTYWAWVDDPTSTVVQDLAAQFNEERTSLQVDVEIMPAEAVYNRVIASINAGDPPDATAIHVNNVADIAAMGALQELDEYWDSFPEADDITPAAVLGSRLGKEDNPLYTMPWNALVTYLYYRTDWFAEAGIEPPETTDDFLAAARAITDPDAGRYGYGLRGSSHGHIHYFVWLATLGGFDAVRDEQGNPVFDRAENLQYTDWFLDLAREHQVTPPTASGDGFEQIMNNMKAGVSGMMLHHIKSAAELTQSIGAENLAAIPVPASPSGNRFTEFGPNMNAVYADGQDPEAAFEWVSFLASRESQITFSQQDGSLPIIESAWDDEHLQENPFAQVSFEAMADAYLMPFTDRPGYSRLAEQTWPQSTQPALSGGITTEEFATGLADEVRE, via the coding sequence ATGAACGACAAGAGCACTCTCGGGCGCCGCAGTTTCATGAAAGCGGCCGGCGCAGCCGCCGGAGCGAGCACGCTCGCAGCCTGCGTCCCTGGCGGCGGGGAGACCGGTTCCGGCGGCTCGGGCGGCTCAGGCTCTGGTTCCGGTCCCCTTCACCTCACCTACTGGGCGTGGGTGGACGACCCGACGTCCACGGTGGTGCAGGACCTCGCTGCACAGTTCAACGAGGAACGGACCTCGCTCCAAGTCGACGTCGAGATCATGCCGGCCGAGGCGGTCTACAACCGCGTCATCGCCTCGATCAACGCCGGGGATCCTCCCGATGCCACGGCGATCCACGTCAACAACGTCGCCGACATCGCGGCGATGGGCGCGCTCCAGGAGCTGGACGAGTACTGGGACTCATTTCCCGAGGCGGATGACATCACCCCAGCAGCAGTACTCGGCTCCCGCTTGGGCAAGGAGGACAACCCGCTCTACACGATGCCATGGAACGCCCTGGTCACCTACCTGTACTACCGGACGGACTGGTTCGCGGAAGCCGGGATCGAACCGCCGGAGACCACCGACGACTTCCTCGCCGCAGCCCGGGCGATCACCGATCCCGACGCCGGGCGCTACGGATACGGTCTGCGCGGGAGCTCCCACGGCCACATCCACTACTTCGTGTGGCTCGCGACCCTCGGCGGGTTCGACGCTGTGCGGGACGAGCAGGGCAACCCGGTCTTCGATCGGGCCGAGAACCTGCAGTACACGGACTGGTTCCTCGACCTCGCCCGTGAGCACCAGGTGACACCGCCGACGGCCTCGGGAGACGGTTTCGAGCAGATCATGAACAATATGAAGGCCGGCGTCTCAGGCATGATGCTCCACCACATCAAGTCCGCCGCGGAGCTGACCCAGTCGATCGGGGCCGAGAACCTCGCGGCGATCCCGGTGCCGGCCAGCCCAAGTGGCAACAGGTTCACCGAGTTCGGGCCGAACATGAACGCGGTGTATGCCGATGGTCAGGATCCGGAGGCTGCCTTCGAGTGGGTCTCCTTCCTGGCCTCGAGGGAGTCGCAGATCACCTTCAGCCAACAGGACGGTTCCCTTCCGATCATCGAGTCGGCGTGGGACGACGAACACCTCCAGGAGAACCCGTTCGCGCAGGTCTCCTTCGAGGCGATGGCCGATGCGTACCTGATGCCCTTCACCGATCGCCCCGGCTACAGCCGGCTCGCTGAGCAGACCTGGCCACAGAGCACCCAGCCGGCCCTGTCCGGCGGGATCACCACAGAGGAGTTCGCCACCGGCCTTGCTGACGAGGTCCGTGAGTGA
- a CDS encoding mandelate racemase/muconate lactonizing enzyme family protein, with the protein MTAITGVSTRVFRVPFERLIGDANDPIGRDTTMQMVVKLHTDDGLTGMAIGHPTSRSVVHSFAELLVGEDPAGVKSLWQRMVDRAFKGGTEGIVKEAICHLDVALWDLKAKANEEPLWKALGASSPHVRAYASGIDSPLTDSEIDAFYRGMAARGITLGKLKVGRDREGDLRRLDIMREALASRGKEPELTIDSNEYWTAKEAIDRIREIERHHRLTWVEEPARRWDVAGLRKVSEAVTSAVATGENLNGVPEFLPLIQGGAVDIVQVGQYTTGITGALRVAELASAYELPVATMNCPGDFMAHIGPVLDDHLGVEVVWGGMGRLVNNHQVVEDGWITLPDLPGLGLTLRDDIDELEIHELPPSSATSTPGRRRRNSWSEYSQARTTEANR; encoded by the coding sequence ATGACTGCGATCACCGGTGTGTCCACCCGTGTGTTCCGAGTCCCGTTCGAACGTCTGATCGGCGATGCCAACGATCCGATCGGGCGCGACACGACCATGCAGATGGTCGTCAAGCTGCACACCGACGACGGTCTGACCGGCATGGCGATCGGTCATCCGACGTCTCGTTCGGTCGTTCACAGCTTCGCGGAGCTGCTCGTCGGCGAGGACCCGGCCGGTGTGAAATCACTGTGGCAACGAATGGTCGACCGGGCCTTCAAGGGCGGCACAGAGGGGATCGTAAAGGAGGCGATCTGCCATCTCGATGTGGCGCTGTGGGACCTCAAGGCGAAGGCCAACGAGGAGCCGTTGTGGAAGGCCCTCGGTGCCAGTTCACCACACGTGCGCGCCTACGCCAGCGGCATCGACAGCCCGCTCACGGACTCCGAGATCGACGCCTTCTACCGTGGCATGGCGGCACGGGGCATTACTCTCGGCAAGCTCAAGGTGGGCCGCGATCGTGAGGGCGACCTACGCCGTCTGGACATCATGCGCGAGGCACTGGCCAGCAGGGGGAAAGAACCCGAGCTGACCATCGATTCCAACGAGTACTGGACGGCGAAGGAGGCCATCGACCGTATCCGCGAGATCGAGCGGCACCATCGCCTCACCTGGGTGGAGGAGCCGGCCCGTCGCTGGGACGTCGCAGGTCTGCGGAAGGTGTCCGAGGCCGTCACGTCCGCTGTCGCCACCGGCGAGAACCTCAACGGTGTGCCCGAGTTCCTGCCGCTCATCCAGGGCGGGGCGGTGGACATCGTTCAGGTCGGTCAGTACACCACCGGCATCACCGGAGCCCTACGCGTGGCCGAGCTCGCCTCTGCGTACGAGCTGCCGGTCGCCACGATGAACTGCCCCGGAGATTTCATGGCCCACATCGGTCCGGTCCTCGATGATCACCTCGGTGTCGAGGTCGTCTGGGGCGGAATGGGGCGACTGGTGAACAACCACCAGGTGGTCGAGGACGGCTGGATCACGCTTCCCGACCTGCCCGGCCTGGGCCTGACCCTGCGTGACGACATCGACGAACTCGAGATCCACGAGCTCCCCCCATCATCGGCGACCTCCACCCCGGGGCGCCGCAGACGCAACTCGTGGAGCGAATACAGCCAGGCCCGGACGACCGAAGCGAACCGCTGA
- a CDS encoding LysR family transcriptional regulator — translation MPMTLEQLRGFVAVAEELHFGRAAARLQMTQPPLSRQIQKLERTIGAQLLARSHRDVTLTAAGDAFLPQARHILALADIAPDQARRAARGDAGVIRLGFTATAAIGVLGTILRAMDEGLPDVEVILHEWVSSRQLENLRDGRLDIALTRTVPHDPTLRSRVVHQESLLLALGTHDPLATASEVTPADLEGHTVIGYSPTDAAYFENLTSAVLATVNTRRQEQLSQVHSILALVAAGRGAAVVPRSASQLHPDGVTFRELAGWRSPVVQLHAVWRDASTNPALHPALNLLPTPARLPD, via the coding sequence ATGCCAATGACGCTGGAGCAGCTGCGTGGTTTCGTCGCTGTCGCCGAGGAGCTTCACTTCGGACGGGCCGCGGCGCGCCTGCAGATGACACAACCACCACTCTCCCGTCAGATCCAGAAGCTGGAACGGACGATCGGCGCACAGTTGCTCGCGCGCTCCCATCGCGACGTCACCCTGACCGCCGCCGGGGACGCGTTCCTGCCCCAGGCGCGGCACATCCTTGCGCTCGCGGACATCGCCCCGGACCAGGCACGTCGAGCCGCCCGTGGTGACGCCGGCGTCATCCGGCTCGGCTTCACCGCCACGGCGGCGATCGGGGTCCTGGGAACCATCCTGAGGGCGATGGACGAGGGCCTCCCCGACGTCGAGGTAATCCTGCACGAATGGGTGAGCTCACGGCAGCTCGAGAACCTGCGCGATGGACGCCTCGACATCGCGTTGACGCGCACCGTGCCGCACGACCCGACGCTACGCTCGCGGGTGGTCCATCAGGAGTCACTGCTGCTCGCCCTTGGCACCCACGATCCCCTCGCCACGGCGAGTGAGGTCACGCCGGCCGACCTGGAGGGGCACACCGTGATCGGCTACTCCCCCACGGACGCCGCGTACTTCGAGAACCTCACCTCCGCTGTTCTCGCCACCGTGAACACCCGTCGCCAGGAACAACTGAGTCAGGTTCACTCGATCCTCGCGCTAGTCGCGGCCGGTCGAGGCGCGGCCGTCGTCCCTCGTTCGGCCTCCCAGCTGCATCCCGACGGCGTGACGTTCCGGGAGCTCGCAGGGTGGCGCTCTCCCGTGGTCCAGCTCCACGCCGTGTGGCGCGACGCTTCGACCAATCCTGCCCTGCACCCCGCGCTCAACCTGCTTCCGACGCCTGCACGTCTCCCCGACTGA
- the kdgD gene encoding 5-dehydro-4-deoxyglucarate dehydratase produces the protein MPTMDPRELAERLGGGLLSFPVTPFDAALDLDEHAYRDHLRWLAEYPVAGLFAAGGTGELFSLSPAEVARVVRLAVAEIRGRVPVLAPASASTALAVEQAADAERAGADGVLLFPPYLTEASADGLRAHVQAVCAATNLGVVYYNRANGRIDATTLARLAQDCPNLVGFKDGTGDIELVTRVHVRLGDRLTLIGGLPTAETCALAFAELGVATYSSAMFNFAPEFALGFHDAVRRRDRTGVDQRLREFVLPYLDIRDRRPGYAVSIIKAALAAAGRPSSRVRPPLTDLTVEEVELLTPLVAHVTTSSWMPTTASNSSDTAQARQTPG, from the coding sequence ATGCCCACGATGGATCCGCGCGAGCTTGCGGAGCGGCTCGGCGGCGGCCTGCTCTCCTTTCCGGTGACGCCCTTCGACGCCGCGCTGGACCTGGACGAGCACGCCTACCGCGACCACCTGCGCTGGTTGGCCGAGTACCCGGTCGCCGGGCTCTTCGCCGCCGGGGGCACCGGGGAGCTGTTCTCGCTCAGCCCGGCAGAGGTGGCCCGGGTGGTGCGGCTCGCGGTCGCAGAGATCCGCGGTCGGGTCCCGGTGTTGGCACCTGCAAGCGCAAGCACTGCACTTGCGGTCGAACAGGCCGCAGATGCCGAGCGAGCCGGAGCCGACGGTGTCCTGCTGTTCCCGCCCTACCTCACCGAAGCCTCGGCCGACGGGTTGCGTGCCCATGTCCAGGCGGTGTGCGCGGCGACGAACCTCGGTGTCGTATACTACAACCGCGCGAACGGGCGCATCGACGCCACCACTCTCGCGCGTCTCGCACAGGACTGCCCCAACCTGGTGGGCTTCAAGGACGGCACGGGCGATATCGAGCTCGTCACCCGCGTGCACGTCAGGCTCGGTGACCGGCTCACCCTGATCGGCGGCCTCCCCACCGCCGAGACCTGCGCCCTGGCATTCGCCGAATTGGGCGTCGCCACCTACTCCTCGGCGATGTTCAACTTCGCCCCGGAGTTCGCCCTCGGCTTCCATGACGCGGTACGTCGTCGCGATCGCACAGGCGTGGACCAGCGACTGCGCGAGTTCGTGCTGCCATACCTCGACATCCGGGACCGCCGGCCGGGCTACGCCGTCTCGATCATCAAAGCGGCACTCGCGGCTGCGGGCCGACCCAGCTCACGGGTGCGGCCACCGCTGACGGATCTCACCGTCGAGGAGGTGGAGCTACTGACGCCACTGGTCGCCCACGTCACGACCTCCTCCTGGATGCCGACCACTGCGAGCAACTCCTCCGATACCGCACAGGCTCGACAGACCCCAGGTTGA
- a CDS encoding SDR family oxidoreductase: MSVNLFDLTGTRAVVTGARRGIGRAIAEALAAAGADIVGASAQMEPDGGAVGASVRSLGRSFIPVRVDLTDRDSVRDFVTSVTADGPVDVLVNNAGTIRRAPAAEHCDDLWDEVLEVNLSSQFRIAREIGRSMLAAGRGKIIFTASLLSFQGGLNVPGYTASKSGLAGLTKALANEWAASGVNVNAIAPGYIATDTTQALQDDPDRRRAILERIPAGRWGDGSDIGGAAVFLASAAADYVHGIVLPVDGGWLGR, encoded by the coding sequence ATGAGTGTGAATCTGTTCGACCTGACGGGAACGCGCGCCGTGGTCACCGGCGCCCGACGCGGGATCGGCCGCGCGATCGCTGAGGCACTCGCCGCGGCAGGTGCGGACATCGTGGGTGCGTCCGCGCAGATGGAGCCCGACGGCGGCGCCGTGGGTGCGTCCGTCCGCTCCCTCGGCAGGTCCTTCATCCCGGTCCGTGTGGACCTCACCGACCGTGACTCGGTGCGCGACTTCGTCACATCGGTCACCGCAGACGGTCCCGTGGACGTACTGGTGAACAACGCCGGCACGATCCGCCGCGCGCCGGCTGCAGAGCACTGCGACGACCTGTGGGACGAGGTGCTCGAGGTCAACCTGTCCAGCCAGTTCCGCATCGCCCGAGAGATCGGCCGGAGCATGCTCGCCGCCGGCCGCGGGAAGATCATCTTCACCGCCTCCCTGCTCAGCTTCCAGGGCGGGCTCAACGTGCCCGGCTACACGGCCTCGAAGTCCGGCCTCGCGGGCCTGACCAAGGCCCTGGCGAACGAGTGGGCCGCCAGCGGGGTGAACGTCAATGCGATCGCACCCGGCTACATCGCCACGGACACCACCCAGGCCCTCCAGGACGACCCGGACCGACGTCGGGCGATCCTTGAGCGCATCCCGGCCGGACGCTGGGGCGACGGTTCGGACATCGGCGGGGCGGCCGTCTTCCTCGCCTCCGCGGCCGCCGACTACGTGCACGGCATCGTCCTACCGGTCGACGGCGGCTGGCTCGGCCGCTGA
- a CDS encoding LacI family DNA-binding transcriptional regulator: MASSGGAGGRRVTQRDVAREANVSTAIVSAVVNTKMDSIRVSEKTRARVRQAIRDLNYVPNVAAQNLAGGRSRIVGAFTYHDTFPRAESRDFYYEFLVGIEEEAEKVGHNLLLFTGARDESGQRSVFGRGANMLRLADGAILVGGKINADEIRRLTDEGYPFTVIGRHEVQGLEFAWVAANYADGTELVMDDLYARGHRRVLMVAGRRTHETLVERRSGFAAACTRHRLKSDDAPMVAFGEPNPDLPRVPHVDDEQGVLRFAAETGSTAIVAESSYVAHRVYHAALGSGMVVPRDVSIVGLGDHGDRENVLLPDPALTQLSTPRREIGAAAVRMLLRQLDGQGQSPEHEWIACEIVTGTTVGAPPASR; the protein is encoded by the coding sequence ATGGCTAGCAGCGGTGGAGCCGGTGGCCGGCGCGTGACCCAGCGTGATGTCGCGCGAGAGGCGAACGTGTCGACGGCCATCGTCTCGGCGGTCGTCAACACCAAGATGGACTCCATCCGCGTGAGCGAGAAGACGCGGGCGCGGGTGCGGCAGGCAATCCGTGACCTCAACTACGTCCCGAACGTGGCCGCGCAGAACCTCGCTGGGGGGCGGAGTCGGATCGTGGGCGCCTTCACCTATCACGACACCTTCCCCAGGGCCGAGTCACGCGACTTCTACTACGAGTTCCTCGTCGGCATCGAAGAGGAGGCCGAGAAGGTTGGACACAATCTGTTGCTGTTCACCGGGGCGCGGGACGAGTCGGGCCAGCGGTCGGTCTTCGGGCGCGGCGCGAACATGCTCCGACTTGCGGACGGGGCGATCCTCGTGGGCGGAAAGATCAATGCCGATGAGATCCGCCGTCTGACGGACGAGGGCTACCCGTTCACCGTGATCGGGCGCCATGAGGTACAAGGCCTCGAGTTCGCCTGGGTTGCGGCGAACTACGCTGACGGCACGGAGCTGGTGATGGACGACCTGTACGCACGCGGACACCGTCGCGTGCTCATGGTCGCTGGCCGTCGCACCCACGAGACACTGGTGGAGCGGCGCTCAGGCTTCGCAGCTGCCTGCACGCGTCACCGACTGAAGTCCGATGATGCACCCATGGTCGCGTTCGGCGAGCCGAACCCGGACCTGCCACGGGTCCCCCATGTCGACGACGAGCAGGGTGTGCTCCGCTTCGCCGCGGAGACGGGCTCGACCGCGATCGTCGCCGAGTCCTCATACGTCGCCCACCGGGTCTACCACGCCGCCCTCGGCTCGGGAATGGTGGTACCGCGGGACGTCAGCATTGTCGGCCTGGGGGACCACGGCGATCGGGAGAACGTGCTCCTGCCGGATCCCGCACTCACCCAACTATCCACGCCGCGGCGCGAGATCGGCGCTGCCGCCGTCCGTATGCTACTGAGGCAGTTGGATGGGCAAGGCCAATCGCCTGAGCATGAGTGGATCGCGTGCGAGATCGTGACTGGAACCACGGTCGGAGCGCCGCCCGCGTCCCGGTGA